aaaacaaacacCCCACAATATATGTATACGTATGCTGAAAACAGCTCTCAAAACCAAACAAAAGAGTTGGTTTTAATTTCCTAGTTGATTTTCCTCTCTCGTAAACTCCTACAAGCAGATAGCTAGCAGGCATTGGTTCCTTCTTTGCGATTGTTGAATCCATTAGAACCATGCACTCTTGTTTTagctattaatatttatttatttatttatatatacataatGGGTCCTCATATCTCTTCATTCATATGAAGAAGCACCCAACATATGATCAGAATTTTATCTACATACAACAGTAGTAGTGTTATATTTATATGTAGTTGCCGATTCTTCAACCAAAATCGTCACTTTCCTCTCTCAACGATCCAAAGCACTCAATCAAAATCCTGCAATCAACGCTCTATATAATTAATCATTTTCGTATTTATTTCTCTGCGACATTATTGTTTCTATGAAGAAAAAGTTAAAAGGAGAAATTAAAACCAATCGCAAGGAATCGTACTTCTGGGCTCAGCACGATATAGTGCATCAGCAGACGATTTTCTCCTCGTCAATCTCTTGAATTCCTCGCTTGGTGTCCCAGCTGCATGCAATAATTACAATTTCAAATGATAATAAATGTTTTTGGTTGGTGAGAAACCATAGGAAAATATATAGTTCCATTTTTTCGTTCAATTTGTGATGTTTGAAATATCATCATAATTCATCATTTTTCATAGACAAACAGATGAAAAGGCagttaaatctttcaagatggATTAAAATGAAAAGAACCCTAGTATTTTTGAACGGAAAATTAATCAAGAATagaatagaaaagaaaagaagaatataACACATACGTGACAATGGAGTCCCAGGAGTGGTAGGGGTAGCAGGAGAATCAGGAGCCGAACCAGGATCCACAGAAAGGTTCTTGAAATTGGAATGAGTTCTAAGAATAGTAATGCTTCGAGTGATAGCCATTTCCTGATGAGGAACAACAGCAGGAGCAGATCTTGTTGTGGAAGCAGAGAAAGAATCATACTTACGCAGTTTGCCGAGCCCTGAATCGGGGGCAGGCCCTGCAAGCGTTTCGTCCCAAAGCTTATGGAGAAATCCCATGGTTTTATCTCAAAGTAACAGCCGAAAACAAGCCTTGCCTTCGATCAAACAGTTTTCGTTCAGAGCGATCTCTGTTGTTGTCCCTTAAACGACTGTTACTAAGAGAGAACAAGGGGCGAAACGCAAAGAGAAGATAAGAGGGGAGGTTGAAAGaggtgtttatttatttttaatttaattattaatattattctggTGAAGAACGGAAGATTAGGGTTTTTTATAGAGGGAAAGTTCAGAGGGAGAAGATGATGGAAAAGTTGGTGGATGTTAATGGCTACAATGATACAACGGCTCCGGCTATTTTGGCTTTCTTTGCAGCCGTTGAATTttgtttttgtaatttttttaggaaaaatatttattatggtttaaaaactaaatatatagatgttttattttaatttcagaataaattgaattgaatttaaataataaaatttatgtgaAGAGGAAAGCCATTTTAGATTTTCAAATTTGAAGGCTATTTATTTGGAACAATTTAGGTATTTAAGTAAaatatgtaaagaaaaatttattaaaaatgcaaatatataatttaaggaAAATTTTTAAGTAAACTCCATTTATTATGGATtcataagataatttatttattttttataatagaatttacttatttatattttaaaaatatttttattataatccaTGATAAATTGTgttcaaataaatattttttataatttaatgctaaatatattttttgatatgGTATTTTTACTCTTGTTTTTGCTAAAAAGTGATCAAGAATATATCATATTGCCCTTGTTTGatatgttttcttttaaaaaaaattaaattttataatacaatataatttatttctattcataaaaaaatttatttatttagaatcaatttaaatataataaaatttaattaaaaattttttatattaaacaaattaataataaattcaaattgaattaatttactcatcagtcttattatttttaaattaaacatataaatattcattcttataaatgataaatatttttatcacatttattaaaaaattattattaatatttttataacatttaaaattgaaaatttacataattttttatcattgaaaatatgaaaattatttttttaattaacaaaataacagaataaatttattaatattaattacaaatatattaaatagtaatagtcaatattaaattaaaacaatttttataaagaacaattattaattaaaaattaaaaataaatttcaaatttaaataaaaaaagaataaaataaaaaaaaaacttcaaagactaattacataatttttgatgtaaaaataatttttacaaaattctaataattttgataaaatttagttttaattcaaaatcaactctcacaaaaattcaaaaaattaaattattacatcATTAGTTTTATCAGCAATTTATTATTGATTCATAATTTCatctaataatttaaaaggATTTTTTTCCCCTTTAAGCCTTAATAATTTGTgacaattattttataattttttcccGTAAATAGTGTTTATCTGTAATTGAAACTGCCTCAGCCTGAGGGGGGGAAAACTTGCAAGTAAGCCGAGTGGGATTTGGGAGGGATTGATGACTTGGTCAACgtcattattttgtttttatttttattattattttaatttccagTTTTTACGCGTCAACCGGATAAGACTGAACAAccactaatatttttattttttgacaaCCAATGAAACTTCTTGTATATTAAAAGAACGATCTTTAATATAAAGATGGAGCAGGTTTCTAGGAATATTAGACAACCAATTACGTGGAAGAAAATTAGAAACAACTAACTTTGTTAAACAATTTGCTGTTTCGTTTTCAAATCTTCTAACATGGTTGAAAGCATAGTTTGAAAATCTGTGAATATTGTGCTTGATTGCCCATATAacagttttaatatttcaaGGGATCTCCCAGGATAAACCTGCTTTAATAACTTGAATAAGGATGGCATTCTGATATTGTCTTTCTACTGTTAAGAGTTACTGCTAACAAAATCGCACAACCTTCTCCTATCAGAGTATTATTGCAATGTCTGGTTTTAATCATCCCATCAACTATTTGGCCCTTGTCATCACGCACCAGTACAGCAACTGAGCAAAGGTTTTGAGGCTCTTTCCAAGCTGCATCACAATTAATTTTAACCCATCTTAGAGGAGGAGTCATCCATCTATCACTTGATGCTTGTCGACCATTGCTAAGGGTTGATTGATCTGAAATCTTTGAGTCTCTAATCCAGGTCGCCTCACTTTATTTTCTCCAGTGTTTGAACAGGATCTGGCATGATCTTGTAAAAAATGAATCTGTTCCTTGATTTTCAAATGTACTAAGCTGTATAAGCTATCACAGTCAGCCCTTTTCATGTATTCTTTGTTGCCTATACTCCTCAATAATATCTGTCCACCAACTAGATATAGATGGTATAACTCCAACTTGGGGTTTCTAGGCACAAGGGCTTGCAAACCGAGATGCTCTAGCATGGTCACACCAAAAGAGTGCATGCTCCACCGTTTCGGGCTCCTGTTGACAGATGGGGCACGTAATATGAACTTGCATTTACCTGCGATGTAAATTAGTTTGAACAGCAATAGCGCTTGCCATAAGAAAACTTTAAGATTAGGTTGAATCTTCCAAGCAAAGTTTGAAATAAGATTAGAAGTGGATAGAGAGTTATTCAGATTTTGCCAATCTGGTTTAGTGGATAACAAATAGCTTGATCTTCCAAGCTAAAATTCACATGTTTCAAAATCTATTTTGTTGATGGATTTATCGCAGCAGTGATTATTGTGAGAGTGATGGGGTAACCTACCTTTAATTAGATATTAATTCATTTCCTCTCATTTTCTGCAGCGTTGGATGTTTCTTTCATTTATTCCAAAGGAAAAGCCCTCcatccatttatttttatttttaaatttcatcttTTATAAGAATATGGATAatttatgtgttttctaaagCAAAATATTCAAGCACGATTTaatcatatttataaatatattatgttatttataaaaatttccaaaaaataaaaagaaaaatcaatcaaGTTCAATAATTCTCATAAATATCCGTCATATTTGGTAAACGGCCCACAAGTATTTGATtatcttttcctttttcctttttagttctTCAGCAAGACTTAATTTCCAACATATTTACAAGGAAAGGGCTATGGCCTTTACTTGATCCTGGTTGAattcaataattattatattaaacaaTGAAAGGAATTGGCTTTATATGACAACAAATTGGTCTTCATTCCTTAGAGGCTCAAAGCCCACACGGGATTTTCAAACTAATAGTTTCAGGTCGTCTCGTCTCGTGGGTTCTTATCTTAGTTTGCTATGCATTAAATATTAATGGTTTAATTTGGTTTAAAACAATTCAgcagtgaaaattttattttaatttattaaaaaattatccaATTAAATCAGCGTTTGTGAAAGGAGATAATGTGCCGTAAACCATACactaattactttttaaaacagTGTTAGAGCTGAACTCTttcactaattaattattatatatataataaaataataagcaaagaaaattaattattaagtcGATATATAACTTTTCGAGACTAAAAACATATTCTTTTCATGTAATGGGAAACCCAAAGTTAAATTGCTAGCATATGGCTCAACTTGGCCACTTGCTCCCAATTTTTGTTATTTCATTTGCCAAAAATAGATACACTACGCCCTTTCTTGGACTCTTAACGATCCCCTATTTCCATTCTTTTGATGAAGATTTAGGTTGGcaaattttgtttttaaataaTGCCAACACAAAACAACAATTCCATCAACTTGCCACCTTTTCTACGTATGCCTGCCCTTGTCTTTCAACTTTGCTTGCATAATCATCCCAGAGTATTTATGAATTGCTTTTGCTGTTTCATATCAGATCCttacaatattttataataattattaattcgtCAAATCACAGTTGTGTTTTCTTTACAACAATATTGATTGATCATTTTGAgatgtatgtatgtatacaAATTCAAACAGATTCagcaaaaatattaattattccaAAGCTttgaatttcttcttcttcttatgtgGGGATCTATGGCCATCaatattgatttttcttttgtctCAACAACCTTCATTTTTCTCTTTACTTAGAATTATGAAGGGAGTGTGGAAAATGCCACAAGCTTGCAAGTGGACCATATAAAATGATCTTTTAGGAAATCATTAAGTATATAATTTTTGtatacataatttatttatttatttattttggtaaTAAATTATCAAGAAATAAGTctgaaatttaaattcataattgAATTGGGCCTTTAGCTCTTGAAAGCCGAAAGCGGGTGAGAAATGTTTCTCCGCCTCTCAATGTCAGACCCTAATGAAAAGCAAAAGGAGTGGACTTGTCTTAttacttcttttttcttcttctcaaaTCTCATGGGCAAACTCAACGCTACCTCTCACTGTCACTTTTGGAGTTGTGGGCCCCTCCTATCCACGTGGTGTGGGTCCTCCATGCATGTCCTAAATTTGAAATGTTGACCCCACCTCCATCTACCACATTTCCACAAtctcatattaatttatttttctccgataatgaaatatttttcatgCTCATTTCTGAAGATTATTGCCACTCAAGACTACCATAGCTTAGCGGCAATGCCCAAACTTGCTCATTTTGAGAATTTTAAGgagaaattattatatatttcttttttgtttgaAACTGAATTGAGGTTTTGAGTAAGACTTGACTTGTTCCATAATTAACTCTTCAGAATTCCACATCAAGAACTATACATGAATATGCATATggaattatgataaattaaatttaaaacttccatttttataattttctatatATTGAAATTTCTCCGCATATAAATTCAAACATTTCATGGAGTACTAAATTCCATAAATTCATGAATAAACAAGAAATTTTGCATAGTATTTAATTGACAAGAAACTAGAATCTCACTAAGACTATATATGAAACTTGTTCAAAGATGAAGAAACTAGGGGTACAAGTAAGAAAATTTTTATGACAATCAAACGTACAGTGAGGACCACTAAAAGAGCCAAGGGGCAAATACTGCCACCAAGCAAAGCTCAAACAGGACAGCCAGGAATTAATGGCAAAATTTTCACCATGACCCTTGTCCACCATGCTTGGTTTCCAGTGTTAATTCGTTGGTAGTGCCAATGGATTTGTATTTGCCAGGCAATGCCCCTTCTTAATTAATCTTCTCCTTCGCAGCCGTTTTGTTTCTGTATCAGCCGTGGGAATGAGTGggttggtggtggtggtgcaacCTGGTTTCATAAAGTAGAAATTCCATGGTCTTCAGAGGACACATCAAGCCCAGATGAAGGAATATTTTGTTTCCTGCCATGTTTCTTTCTGCTTCTACCTCCTGCTCCTCCTTGAATTCCTCTTCCTCTTGCTCCCTTCCCCTTCTTGAAATTTTGTTGGTGTTCCACCTGTCTACAATGAACCATCAAACATCTACATCACCCATCAACCAGCTTAAGCTAAGTAATATTGCAGTCCCCTTTAAAACCGTAAGCTTTTTTTAAGTTTTGAGTTCCAGCCAAAACCATGAACTCCATAGAAGGAATGTACATTTACTTACCCCTAAACAGAATTTCTGAAAATGAGACCCAAAGCCAAGAGAATCCTCCACATCATTGAACTCCCCGAAGTTCATAACTGAGGAAGTACTTGTGTAATTGAAACTGGAACTTTCACTGTAAGATGCATAGGAAGAAGAGGTAGAAGAAGACATAGTAGTAGTGCTAGCAGCAGCTTGACAGCTTCCTCCAAATGACCCAATATCCTCTTGAAAAATTTCTTCAAATAAGTCTTGTAAATCCTCAAGAGTTTTCCCATTTTCCTGTCAAATTTAGATATAATATACGCTATTAATCAATACTCCATATGGAGTGTAAGCTCAAACtcatatgagaaaaaaaaaaaacttaacaaGCCTTAGaacaaatatatacatatatatatacacatgaatctattatatacatattcgaccattaaaattaattttatttagcttGATTTTTGACTTTCAAGTTATCAGATAATCATTTAATGACATAGTTAAATGCACAATGAATATACTCTCATTGATCATATTTCAATGGTTGATCAAATGAGGACCACCATATGAAAATAGGCCAACTTTTGGAGTCCTTTTCAAGTATAGACAAGGTTATAAACAAGGGCCCATGCCCTAGAACTTAAAGCATACTCACAGAATTGAGTGGACACTAATCAATATTTAAGTTGGGCCCATTAAGATGTCATAGGATTCCAACATGTAGGACAATATCACTAATCTATAAAGGGTTTTGGCCCATATACTTGTATATGAATTATTATATAAGAGCACAgtacttatttttaatattccttaaaaacagaaagagagagaagaatCTCTAAAAGATGATCATATGAGTCTCCCATATGGCCATTCCTGTCTATAGCAATGTCTCAATTTTATTCAATAAGTCTTAAAGTACAAGGACTGATTgcctaaaattattttcatgatGGTTTaaggattttaaattaaaaattaaaaggcaTATGAGAAAAGAATTTTCTGTTGTGCTTGTGAGTTTCCAATTGGCCTCTTTTATTTGTCAActaagcaaaaggttaggtccATTAGCAACTATAAATTACATAGGATTTCACAAAAAGCTAATCTCTAATTCCACTTCAAATATTCCAATTAAAGGGGAAGACTTACATTAGGCTTTGTTTGGCTTATCATGCTTGCCATTTCACTAAAAAAATCACCCATCCCCTGCACAAAATAGTATGAAAAATTATAGCTTATTAGTTTTTATACATTAATTGTTTTAAATTACACTCAATCGGACCTAAGAgtaatttaaaagataataacACTACAAATTTCATTGCTAAACTAAGTGTACGAgcagtatttaaaaaaaattgcctAAAAATAATGCATAAATAAAACCCACCTTTTAATCATTGGAATTTTTGAAAGTGTAAGGAGAACCagtccattaaaaaaaaaaaatgcaaaaatggATGACATGGCAGCCAATATAGCTTGAATAAATCCCACTAGCTGCAAGGAACTTGTTACAGGGAaaatagactttttttttttaaaaaaaaattatatatataattgggaaaaagaatatatataaaatccaagaaaatagaaaaaagggGCGTACATTATCGTCTTCATCATTGTCATAAGCACCTACATCGTACAGAAACCTCTTGTtggagtcagagagaactgtaTACAAAACCAGGACACAATGGAGATCAAAAATTTTTCTGTTGTTCaatcatattaaattatataacataATAAATTTGTTTTTCCTTTCATAGTTTCTGGCTAATAATGCAACTTGgcaagttttttatttttatttttattttttttatggaagACTTGAAGGAAAGCCATCCAAACCAAATGGGAGAATATTATAGAGTaaaagaaaaaagggaaaaaaagataagaaaaaggttttgagagaaattaccagagtatgcttgttgtattGCCTGAAAATTCTGTTTGGCTTCTTCCACAAACTTTGAATTCCCTGAAGCTGAACAGCGATCTGGGTGCCATCTCTATCCCAGAAAAACAAAAATCTCTTTCACTATAATGTTCAATTTTCCAGGAATATTTTACTTCTTTCCCAGAAAAGTCTATTTTTATTGACACACCAACTAAACCAACTTCAAAACAAAAACTTTCTGAGGATATCTTTTCAAGTCAAAGAAAAACATCATTTGAATGATTGAATCACCTTATTTTCCATGAAATCAATACAGGAACAATGACTCTATTTTTCGCAAAAATTCATTTCACAGTTGGGAGCTTTTTAATTTGGTTAAGACCCATATAATTTAAGGCGTGATATGAAGAAATAACGCAGGGAAAATTAAGGTCTAACCAGTGCCAGATTCTTATAAGCATTCTTGAGCTCTGATGTAGTGCATCCTTTATTCAACCCCAAAACTTCATAGAAGTCTTTGCTTTTGCTTTTATCTTCCCCATTTGCCATTATTCCTATCAGAAAACAATCCAAAAAAACCGGCACACCCAAGAACAAACTTCTTTCTTGTCGACAAATTACACTGACCCAAGCTAAAACACAGTACAGACACAAACCCACGTACAGAAatcaccaaaaataaaagaaacacaAAGATGCTGCATGGAAACTTGGCAGCAGTTTCTATTGGGGGGCAACTTTAAGGGGAggagaataaaaagaaataaaagaaagagctCAGCTTATTTCCCTCTGCTTCATAAAATGTTGTGACTCAAGAAGTCTGCAGAAACGGGCATTTATATAGtttcttaataatttaaatgtttataaaaaaataaaataataatgtgttttggaaaaaataaaaatatctcaGAGATAAGGTCTTGGGGTTCATGTGGACGGTAGAGACTGAGGGGAGGAAGATATTTTGGTAGATTTAGTCGTCGAGAAGGTTCTGCGTTCTGCTATTGGTCCTTTTAGCCGGCACATGAAAAAACTATGGTCCCATTCTTCTCATCTTTTAAAACTAGGAGTTGGACTAGACgcgaattttattttatttttaattacaatttactgtgattaatttcatttttatcaaTACAAAATAAGttacatttaaaatttcaataacaCTCCATCTTAATTAAGGATGACATCGAGTTAAGTGTTTTtgatatttgatttgatttaattttaataaaattaatttaaatggttataattaattttaagataaatttgatttaattttaataaaattaatttaaataattataattaattttgtgatgaatttaaatttaaaaaataatattcatgaaaaatttaagtcgaatttaaattttatttataggtaACTATCACCTAaatatgtttatataaataattaatttaatataaaaatatatattttataataatatttataaaagattttatatatttttatttaaaatttaaatatattttagaaatattaaaattttttaaataaaaattattattaaaaatattttttatataaattattaattaaaatatataaaattaaacatattcaaaatttattttaacaatagtaattaaatttagaataaattcaaataatttatattaatttttaattaaatttaaaatatatttaaatattattaatatgaatcaagtttaaatattttaatttttatggatatccatttaatttttaattttaatcaagaCAACAAAATCTAAATCCCAACATAAATAAACATGGAAATCAATCCATAAAATTCAATCTAGTTTGAGAAAATCCAAACCCAGCTCAAATGCAGCCGAAGAACTAAACAGAATACTTTGGGATGTCCATCGGCCAAAATCACTGCGTTAACCAGACTAATCCTACCACCGATCAACAACAGCGAAGTGCATCAACTAAGCCAAAGCAAAACATGCCATTCGCCACATTGTCCACATGCGGAGCAATCAAGTTAAAAACAACAGAAAGCCAAACCACCAGCGAACGACAATCCAAAAGAAATAGCCATGCAAACACTAGAACAGCTCCCTTTAGGTGGCTATGTTTATTACTAATGATCGCCCAAAAGGAGATCAACCATAACATTTTTAGTCTAATATAAGGAGAAGTCACCTAAATGTTAGAC
This sequence is a window from Manihot esculenta cultivar AM560-2 chromosome 4, M.esculenta_v8, whole genome shotgun sequence. Protein-coding genes within it:
- the LOC110614033 gene encoding dormancy-associated protein homolog 4; amino-acid sequence: MGFLHKLWDETLAGPAPDSGLGKLRKYDSFSASTTRSAPAVVPHQEMAITRSITILRTHSNFKNLSVDPGSAPDSPATPTTPGTPLSPGTPSEEFKRLTRRKSSADALYRAEPRRF
- the LOC110613943 gene encoding dnaJ homolog subfamily B member 6 isoform X3, whose amino-acid sequence is MANGEDKSKSKDFYEVLGLNKGCTTSELKNAYKNLALRWHPDRCSASGNSKFVEEAKQNFQAIQQAYSVLSDSNKRFLYDVGAYDNDEDDNGMGDFFSEMASMISQTKPNENGKTLEDLQDLFEEIFQEDIGSFGGSCQAAASTTTMSSSTSSSYASYSESSSFNYTSTSSVMNFGEFNDVEDSLGFGSHFQKFCLGTGGTPTKFQEGEGSKRKRNSRRSRR
- the LOC110613943 gene encoding dnaJ homolog subfamily B member 7 isoform X2, which gives rise to MANGEDKSKSKDFYEVLGLNKGCTTSELKNAYKNLALRWHPDRCSASGNSKFVEEAKQNFQAIQQAYSVLSDSNKRFLYDVGAYDNDEDDNENGKTLEDLQDLFEEIFQEDIGSFGGSCQAAASTTTMSSSTSSSYASYSESSSFNYTSTSSVMNFGEFNDVEDSLGFGSHFQKFCLGVEHQQNFKKGKGARGRGIQGGAGGRSRKKHGRKQNIPSSGLDVSSEDHGISTL
- the LOC110613943 gene encoding dnaJ homolog subfamily B member 6 isoform X1 encodes the protein MANGEDKSKSKDFYEVLGLNKGCTTSELKNAYKNLALRWHPDRCSASGNSKFVEEAKQNFQAIQQAYSVLSDSNKRFLYDVGAYDNDEDDNGMGDFFSEMASMISQTKPNENGKTLEDLQDLFEEIFQEDIGSFGGSCQAAASTTTMSSSTSSSYASYSESSSFNYTSTSSVMNFGEFNDVEDSLGFGSHFQKFCLGVEHQQNFKKGKGARGRGIQGGAGGRSRKKHGRKQNIPSSGLDVSSEDHGISTL